A genomic region of Gemmata massiliana contains the following coding sequences:
- a CDS encoding PAS domain-containing hybrid sensor histidine kinase/response regulator translates to MPNIVDVTGSVNTTVAEARFRALIEKSLDAVVLFDADGVMEYASPSSARLLGYDPAELTGADGFEYVHPDDRDWVRSAFASLLAEPESTFTETYRVQHKSGAWRWLEARAVNLLCDPSVGATVVTYRDVTRQHEIEDVLRVNERRFRALIENGADAIKLLSADGTILYSTPTVVGICGRTPEEVAGRNAFEWCHPDDLSDFVARYTRFLAEPGAVVSGEFRYQHKDGSWHWAAVTCTNRLRDLAVGAVVVNLRDVTARVRAETVLRAAMEGSLDAVFLFASDRGPDGQIRDFRFTDLNQRAAALIERDRAAVIGTRLCELFPLHRTAGLFDRYARVVESGEPLEEEFPLEYEGRVIWLHHQVVRTGDGVVITTRDVSARKNDEEKLRRSEDQYRRLFEASPHPMWVFDTQTLGFLAVNDAAVSQYGYTRDEFAGLTLRDIRPSEDVPALMADLGTPVTARMWRHRWKDGTVRLVEVTGHDLEYNGRPGRLVLAHDVTDRERTSATLREREELLRSVIDNIPCGVFWKDRNSVYIGCNTLFARNHALPGPEAVIGRTDLELGTSLAEAEEFRAFDRRVIETGQSVLGIEEALTRPDGSRVVLLTSKVPLRDAAGAVVGVIGVYQDITDRSRAADEVRAWKARYEAAVKAAGQVLYDWDIVTNRVEWGGSCLATLGYKDIDMPPGLAGWVALVHPDDRVAFELEAERCAVTGMPFRMEYRVRRRDGAYITVDDQGHFVPEPNGRSKRMVGFVSDVSERRRLEDQYRQAQKMDAVGQLAGGIAHDFNNLLTVINGYSDIILGTLQTHDPARSMVEEVKKAGNRAADLTRQLLAFGRQQVLQPKILDPNEIIKNVAQMLRRLIGEDIGLVLRPDPELLRVKVDPGQMSQVLMNLAVNARDAMPIGGTVTIETRNVVLGTGATVDGAEVRSGPYVRLSVTDTGTGMTAAVRRHIFEPFFTTKEQGKGTGLGLATVYGIVKQSGGHIEVETALGRGTTFRIYLPGTASPVLSENAADGMVPEGTEVILLVEDEPGVRALAELALRKRGYTVLTAGHAEEAAAVAVRSMRPVDLLLTDVVMPGTGGRALAERLFTLQPRLKVLYMSGYTDDAVVRHGVEAARVNFIQKPFTPSSLARKVREVLDSHTPSVR, encoded by the coding sequence ATGCCCAACATCGTGGATGTGACTGGCTCAGTAAACACGACCGTGGCCGAAGCCCGGTTCCGGGCGCTCATTGAAAAGAGCCTCGACGCGGTCGTTCTGTTCGACGCGGACGGGGTGATGGAGTACGCCAGCCCGTCCAGTGCCCGGCTCCTGGGGTACGACCCCGCGGAGCTCACCGGGGCCGACGGGTTCGAGTACGTCCACCCCGACGACCGGGACTGGGTGCGGTCCGCGTTCGCATCGCTCCTGGCGGAACCCGAGTCCACGTTCACCGAAACGTACCGGGTGCAGCACAAGAGCGGGGCGTGGCGCTGGTTGGAGGCGCGGGCGGTCAACTTGCTGTGCGACCCGAGCGTCGGTGCGACGGTCGTCACGTACCGGGACGTGACCCGGCAGCACGAGATCGAGGACGTGCTGCGGGTGAACGAGCGCCGGTTCCGCGCGCTGATCGAGAACGGGGCCGATGCGATCAAGTTGCTATCGGCCGACGGCACCATCCTGTACTCCACCCCGACCGTGGTCGGGATCTGCGGGCGCACCCCAGAAGAGGTAGCGGGGCGGAACGCCTTCGAGTGGTGCCACCCGGACGACCTGAGCGACTTCGTCGCCCGGTACACGCGGTTCCTGGCCGAGCCGGGGGCCGTTGTGAGCGGGGAGTTCCGGTATCAGCACAAGGACGGGTCGTGGCACTGGGCCGCGGTCACGTGTACCAACCGGCTGCGCGACCTAGCGGTCGGGGCCGTGGTCGTGAACCTGCGCGACGTGACGGCGCGGGTGCGGGCGGAGACCGTGTTGCGGGCCGCGATGGAGGGGAGCCTGGACGCCGTCTTCTTGTTCGCGTCCGATCGCGGACCGGACGGACAGATCCGGGACTTTCGCTTCACCGATCTGAACCAGAGAGCGGCCGCGCTCATTGAGAGGGACCGGGCCGCGGTCATTGGGACGCGCTTGTGTGAGCTGTTCCCATTGCACCGAACCGCCGGGCTGTTTGATCGGTACGCGCGCGTGGTCGAGTCCGGCGAGCCGCTGGAAGAGGAGTTCCCGCTCGAATACGAGGGGCGCGTGATATGGCTGCACCACCAGGTGGTGCGGACCGGGGACGGGGTCGTCATTACCACCCGTGATGTGAGCGCGCGTAAGAACGATGAGGAAAAGCTGCGGCGCAGCGAAGACCAGTACCGGCGCCTGTTCGAGGCGAGCCCGCACCCGATGTGGGTGTTCGACACCCAGACCCTCGGGTTCCTGGCGGTCAACGACGCGGCGGTGTCTCAGTACGGGTACACGCGCGACGAATTCGCGGGCCTGACCCTGCGGGACATCCGGCCCTCCGAAGACGTTCCGGCTCTGATGGCGGACCTGGGTACCCCGGTTACAGCCCGGATGTGGCGTCACCGGTGGAAGGACGGGACCGTGCGCCTGGTCGAGGTGACCGGGCACGACCTGGAATACAACGGGCGCCCCGGGCGCCTAGTGCTGGCCCACGACGTCACCGACCGCGAGCGCACGAGCGCGACCCTGCGCGAGCGCGAGGAGTTGCTGCGCAGTGTCATCGACAACATCCCGTGCGGGGTGTTCTGGAAGGACCGGAACTCGGTCTACATCGGGTGCAACACGCTGTTCGCCCGGAACCACGCACTCCCCGGTCCCGAAGCGGTCATCGGGCGCACGGACCTCGAACTGGGCACGTCCCTTGCCGAAGCCGAGGAGTTCCGCGCGTTCGACCGGCGCGTGATCGAAACCGGGCAGTCGGTCCTCGGGATCGAAGAGGCGCTCACGCGGCCGGACGGGTCGCGTGTGGTGCTGCTCACCAGTAAGGTTCCGCTCCGGGACGCAGCAGGAGCCGTGGTCGGGGTCATTGGGGTGTATCAAGACATCACGGACCGGTCGCGCGCCGCGGACGAGGTCCGGGCGTGGAAGGCCCGCTACGAGGCCGCGGTCAAGGCCGCGGGTCAGGTGCTCTACGACTGGGACATCGTCACGAACCGCGTGGAGTGGGGCGGGAGCTGTTTGGCGACGCTCGGGTATAAGGACATCGACATGCCGCCCGGACTGGCGGGCTGGGTCGCACTGGTCCACCCGGACGACCGGGTCGCGTTCGAGCTCGAGGCCGAGCGGTGCGCGGTGACCGGGATGCCGTTCCGAATGGAGTACCGGGTGCGCCGCCGGGACGGTGCCTACATCACCGTGGACGACCAGGGGCACTTCGTTCCCGAACCGAACGGCCGGTCGAAGCGGATGGTCGGGTTCGTGTCGGACGTGTCCGAGCGCCGGCGCCTGGAGGACCAGTACCGGCAGGCTCAGAAGATGGACGCGGTGGGGCAACTCGCGGGCGGGATCGCGCACGATTTCAACAACCTGCTCACCGTTATCAACGGGTACTCCGACATCATCCTCGGTACGCTCCAGACGCACGATCCCGCGCGCTCAATGGTCGAGGAGGTGAAGAAGGCCGGGAACCGGGCCGCGGACCTGACCCGGCAGTTGCTCGCGTTCGGGCGCCAGCAGGTGCTCCAGCCCAAAATCCTGGATCCGAACGAGATCATTAAAAACGTGGCCCAGATGTTGCGCCGGCTCATCGGCGAGGACATCGGGCTTGTCTTGCGCCCGGACCCGGAACTGCTCCGGGTGAAGGTCGATCCGGGGCAAATGAGCCAGGTACTCATGAACTTGGCCGTGAACGCCCGGGACGCGATGCCGATCGGCGGAACTGTAACGATCGAAACCCGGAACGTGGTGCTCGGCACCGGGGCCACGGTCGACGGGGCCGAGGTGCGCTCCGGTCCCTACGTCCGGCTCTCCGTGACCGACACCGGAACGGGGATGACGGCCGCCGTTCGGCGCCACATCTTCGAGCCGTTCTTTACCACAAAGGAACAGGGGAAGGGAACGGGGTTGGGATTGGCGACCGTGTACGGCATCGTCAAACAGTCCGGCGGGCACATCGAGGTGGAAACCGCGCTCGGGCGCGGCACCACGTTCCGCATTTACCTGCCGGGTACCGCGAGCCCTGTGCTGAGTGAGAACGCGGCCGACGGCATGGTGCCAGAAGGGACCGAGGTCATTCTGCTGGTCGAAGACGAACCCGGGGTCCGGGCGCTGGCGGAACTCGCGCTCCGGAAGCGCGGGTACACGGTGCTCACCGCGGGCCACGCCGAGGAAGCCGCAGCGGTCGCGGTTCGGAGCATGCGGCCGGTGGACCTGCTGCTGACCGACGTGGTGATGCCCGGAACCGGGGGGCGCGCGCTGGCCGAGCGCCTCTTCACCCTACAACCACGCCTGAAAGTGCTGTACATGTCGGGCTACACAGACGACGCGGTGGTGCGCCACGGGGTCGAGGCCGCGCGCGTCAACTTCATCCAGAAGCCGTTCACGCCCAGTTCGCTCGCGCGCAAGGTGCGCGAGGTGCTCGATTCACACACACCGTCCGTGCGCTAG
- a CDS encoding response regulator, which produces MDELRPDRRIGYSVALAATTITFALRLALWPIIGDVVPHMAFLPAVMLAAYVGGFRPGLMATALSAVAANLVFTEPHFRLGIKSLNAAVALPLFLFVGVMMSGVCEALHRTRRRLLAEERARAAEAIRETEERLELGVRGSNVGIWDLALPDGTFENGRLTAVNLWEQFGYTSEPPLDFEGRIAMWHPDDRERVLRAVRACLKGETKDFEAEYRLRHRDGSYQWRLNRGVVVRDATGRPARFIGSSVDITNRVRAEEELRRAKEIAESANRAKDEFLANVSHEIRTPMNAILGMTELTLDTSLNADQRQWLETVKSAAENLLAIINDLLDFSKIEAGKMELDPVDFSLRTALDDVIRALTPRAQQKGLALTSHVRADVPDALTGDAGRFRQVLLNLIGNAVKFTERGSVTVEVAVQDTQAPNRCVLRVSVQDTGIGIARDKRETIFRAFEQADNSMTRKYGGTGLGVSIASRLAGLMGGTIAVDSELGRGSTFHFAARFQLPAKAASPQNAAQAQGKPQTMEQHPPSASAPAPLRVLLAEDNEFNAQLMEQLLIRRGHRVRLAPDGEQALALAAEGNADVLLLDLHMPERDGFQVIRALREREAGTGRHLPVIALTASARPEDRARCLAAGMDDFLTKPVRSPELFAAIERVIRSRRVPEVVESMLTPSAILAACEEDAALLEKLCKWFRDKVPAHLSALSAACRAENLFGIQEAAHKLAGTLAVFSTPAGELASRAEDRAAVGELREAVALAAQLESAVNSLLRQTDGLRMEHLTVRAG; this is translated from the coding sequence ATGGACGAGTTACGACCCGATCGGCGCATCGGTTACAGTGTCGCGCTGGCGGCCACAACGATCACGTTCGCGCTCCGACTGGCGCTCTGGCCGATCATCGGGGACGTGGTTCCCCACATGGCCTTCCTCCCGGCCGTCATGCTCGCGGCCTACGTCGGCGGGTTCCGGCCCGGGCTAATGGCCACGGCCCTGAGTGCAGTGGCCGCGAACCTCGTGTTCACCGAGCCGCACTTCCGCTTGGGGATCAAGAGCCTCAACGCCGCGGTCGCGCTCCCGCTATTTTTGTTCGTTGGGGTCATGATGAGCGGCGTGTGCGAGGCCCTGCACCGCACGCGGCGCCGGCTGTTGGCGGAAGAGCGCGCCCGGGCCGCCGAAGCGATCCGCGAAACGGAAGAGCGCCTGGAACTGGGTGTGCGCGGGTCGAACGTCGGGATCTGGGATCTCGCGCTGCCCGACGGCACGTTCGAGAACGGGCGCCTGACCGCGGTCAACCTGTGGGAGCAGTTCGGCTACACGTCCGAACCCCCGCTGGATTTCGAGGGCCGCATCGCCATGTGGCACCCCGACGACCGGGAGCGCGTGTTGCGCGCCGTTCGCGCCTGCCTGAAGGGAGAAACTAAAGACTTCGAGGCCGAGTACCGGCTCCGGCACCGCGACGGCTCGTACCAGTGGCGCCTCAACCGCGGTGTGGTCGTGCGCGACGCCACCGGGCGCCCCGCGCGGTTCATCGGCAGCAGCGTCGACATCACCAATCGCGTCCGGGCCGAAGAGGAACTCCGGCGCGCGAAGGAGATCGCGGAATCGGCGAACCGGGCGAAGGACGAGTTCCTGGCCAACGTCAGCCACGAGATCCGGACCCCGATGAACGCCATTCTCGGGATGACCGAACTGACGCTCGACACCTCTCTGAACGCGGACCAGCGCCAGTGGCTCGAAACGGTCAAATCGGCCGCGGAAAATCTGCTCGCGATCATCAACGATCTGCTCGATTTCTCGAAGATCGAGGCCGGGAAGATGGAACTGGACCCGGTCGATTTTTCCCTGCGCACCGCACTCGACGATGTGATCCGTGCTCTCACTCCGCGTGCGCAGCAGAAGGGGCTGGCGCTGACCAGCCACGTTCGGGCCGACGTACCCGATGCCCTGACCGGTGACGCGGGCCGGTTCCGTCAGGTGCTCCTCAACCTGATCGGCAACGCGGTCAAGTTCACCGAACGCGGCTCGGTGACCGTCGAGGTAGCCGTTCAGGACACGCAGGCCCCTAATAGGTGCGTTCTGCGCGTCTCGGTACAAGATACAGGCATTGGGATCGCGCGCGACAAGCGGGAGACGATTTTCCGCGCGTTCGAGCAGGCCGACAACTCGATGACGCGCAAGTACGGCGGCACCGGGCTGGGGGTGTCGATCGCGTCACGGTTGGCCGGGTTGATGGGCGGGACGATCGCAGTGGACAGCGAGTTGGGGCGCGGGAGCACGTTCCACTTCGCGGCCCGGTTCCAGTTACCGGCGAAAGCGGCGTCCCCGCAGAACGCAGCACAGGCGCAAGGCAAACCTCAAACAATGGAACAACACCCCCCTTCCGCCAGCGCCCCCGCACCACTACGAGTGTTGCTCGCCGAAGACAACGAGTTCAACGCTCAACTCATGGAACAACTCCTCATCCGACGCGGCCACCGGGTTCGGTTGGCCCCGGACGGCGAACAGGCACTCGCACTGGCTGCGGAAGGCAATGCCGACGTGCTACTGCTGGATCTTCACATGCCGGAACGGGACGGGTTCCAGGTGATCCGCGCGCTCCGCGAACGGGAAGCGGGCACCGGGCGCCACCTACCCGTGATCGCGCTGACCGCTAGCGCCCGCCCCGAAGACCGGGCGCGCTGCCTCGCGGCCGGGATGGACGACTTTCTGACCAAACCGGTCCGGTCGCCAGAACTGTTCGCCGCGATCGAGCGCGTCATTCGGAGTCGTCGCGTACCGGAAGTGGTCGAATCGATGCTGACGCCTTCCGCGATCCTGGCGGCTTGCGAAGAAGATGCGGCGCTACTGGAGAAACTGTGTAAGTGGTTCCGGGACAAAGTGCCCGCGCACCTGTCTGCGCTCTCGGCGGCGTGTCGGGCGGAGAACCTCTTCGGGATACAAGAAGCGGCCCACAAGCTCGCCGGGACGCTCGCGGTATTCTCCACCCCAGCCGGGGAACTCGCGTCGCGTGCGGAAGACCGGGCCGCTGTGGGGGAACTGCGGGAAGCCGTCGCGCTTGCAGCCCAACTCGAATCGGCCGTTAACTCCCTGCTCCGACAAACGGACGGGTTGAGGATGGAGCATCTCACCGTGCGGGCCGGCTAG
- a CDS encoding cupin domain-containing protein, translated as MSQLQRRDFLTSAAAFAAATAALSAAGRANAGDPTFMNNVPDHLLADKDLPTFKFALEKSEGKVIGKSSGKEATVVQLPISKGIAGVSMRLEPGAMRELHWHATAAEWAFVLTGHVRTTVIDPQGSAETNDFGPGDVWYFPRGHGHMLECLGDKPAHFILIFDNGYFSEFGTFSITDWIGHTPKALLAKNFGLPESAFDGFPKDEVYFARGAVPPATAAAPLQGRKLPPLTHKYELLEQPPHKVFKGGREWRVDSTRFPISKTVTGVVLDLEPGALRELHWHPNADEWQYVIDGNISVTMFGSHGRYRTEQMEKGDVGYIPQGYGHSIENVGDRPCRVLIGFNTGNYEAIDLSQWIAGNPLDVLATNFSKPVSLFEKFPKQDVFIAPGK; from the coding sequence ATGTCTCAGCTCCAACGTCGAGATTTCCTGACTAGTGCCGCGGCGTTCGCGGCGGCCACTGCCGCCCTGAGTGCGGCCGGGCGCGCGAACGCGGGCGACCCGACCTTCATGAACAACGTCCCCGATCACTTGCTCGCCGACAAGGATCTGCCGACGTTCAAGTTCGCCCTGGAGAAGTCGGAGGGGAAGGTCATCGGGAAGAGCTCGGGGAAGGAAGCGACCGTCGTCCAACTGCCGATCTCGAAGGGGATCGCGGGCGTGTCCATGAGGCTCGAACCGGGTGCGATGCGGGAACTGCACTGGCACGCGACCGCGGCGGAGTGGGCGTTCGTGCTGACCGGTCACGTGCGGACCACGGTCATCGACCCGCAGGGTTCGGCCGAGACGAACGACTTCGGTCCCGGCGACGTGTGGTACTTCCCGCGCGGGCACGGCCACATGCTCGAATGCCTGGGTGACAAGCCGGCCCACTTCATCCTGATCTTCGACAACGGGTACTTCTCCGAGTTCGGCACGTTCAGCATCACCGACTGGATCGGCCACACGCCGAAGGCGCTGTTGGCGAAGAACTTCGGGCTGCCCGAATCGGCGTTCGACGGGTTCCCGAAGGACGAGGTCTACTTCGCACGCGGCGCGGTCCCGCCCGCGACCGCCGCGGCCCCGCTTCAGGGGCGCAAGTTGCCGCCGCTCACGCACAAGTACGAACTGCTCGAACAGCCCCCGCACAAGGTCTTCAAGGGCGGGCGCGAGTGGCGCGTCGATTCGACCCGGTTCCCGATCTCGAAGACGGTCACGGGCGTGGTTCTTGACCTCGAACCGGGCGCGCTGCGGGAACTGCACTGGCACCCGAACGCCGACGAGTGGCAGTACGTGATCGACGGGAACATCAGCGTGACGATGTTCGGTTCGCACGGCCGGTACCGGACCGAGCAAATGGAGAAGGGCGACGTGGGATACATCCCGCAGGGGTACGGGCACTCGATCGAGAACGTCGGCGACCGGCCGTGCCGGGTGCTCATCGGGTTCAACACCGGCAACTACGAGGCCATCGACCTGTCCCAGTGGATCGCGGGGAACCCGCTCGACGTGCTGGCCACGAACTTCAGCAAGCCGGTTTCGCTGTTCGAGAAGTTCCCGAAGCAGGACGTGTTCATCGCGCCCGGAAAATAA
- a CDS encoding cytochrome-c peroxidase, whose protein sequence is MSRHSVLWGVLVPATLIGGERPQLTLAANAPQEKDSELLKDARDTFEPLPKDMATREFPVSPERVSLGRKLFFDPRISVDGTVSCSRCHLSALYATDALPKSHGARDKMLPRNANTLFNTALQFKQHWRGDFENVEAQAKHALTGPGFGNPDFAAAMARVNAITGYPELFKKAFPDEADPVNADNWGKAIGAFERTLVTPSRFDEYLGGKADALTPAERNGLRVFMDIGCANCHSGVGIGGSKFRKFGVKEDYWKATGSKEIDKGRFDLTKDAADTYTFKVPGLRNVEMTAPYFHDGSVDALPGAVRVMARVQLGKTLSDEDTGAIITFLKSLTGKPPADFITAPVLPPAGFK, encoded by the coding sequence ATGAGTCGGCACAGCGTGCTGTGGGGTGTTTTGGTTCCCGCTACGTTGATCGGCGGCGAGCGACCGCAACTCACGTTGGCTGCTAACGCACCACAAGAAAAGGACTCGGAGCTACTCAAGGACGCACGAGATACTTTTGAGCCGCTCCCGAAGGACATGGCGACTCGCGAGTTCCCGGTTTCGCCGGAGCGCGTGAGCTTGGGGCGCAAGCTGTTTTTCGATCCCCGGATCTCGGTCGACGGCACCGTGAGTTGCTCCCGTTGCCACCTGTCCGCATTGTACGCGACCGACGCGCTGCCGAAGTCGCACGGCGCACGCGACAAGATGCTCCCGCGCAACGCGAACACGCTGTTCAATACCGCGCTGCAGTTCAAACAGCACTGGCGTGGCGACTTCGAGAACGTCGAAGCGCAAGCGAAACACGCTCTCACCGGTCCGGGGTTCGGGAACCCGGATTTTGCCGCGGCAATGGCACGAGTCAACGCGATTACTGGGTACCCGGAGCTGTTCAAGAAGGCGTTCCCGGACGAAGCCGATCCGGTCAACGCGGACAATTGGGGTAAAGCGATCGGGGCCTTCGAGCGCACGCTGGTCACGCCGTCGCGGTTCGACGAGTACCTCGGCGGCAAGGCCGATGCTCTCACCCCCGCGGAACGCAACGGGCTGCGGGTCTTCATGGACATCGGCTGTGCGAACTGTCACAGCGGCGTGGGGATCGGCGGGAGCAAGTTCCGTAAGTTCGGCGTGAAGGAAGACTACTGGAAAGCAACCGGCAGCAAGGAGATCGATAAGGGGCGCTTTGATCTGACGAAGGATGCTGCCGATACCTATACGTTCAAAGTTCCGGGGCTGCGTAACGTCGAAATGACCGCGCCGTACTTCCACGACGGCTCGGTCGATGCGCTGCCCGGTGCGGTGCGCGTGATGGCCCGTGTCCAACTCGGGAAGACGCTGTCGGACGAGGACACGGGGGCGATCATCACGTTTCTCAAAAGCCTCACCGGTAAGCCGCCCGCGGACTTCATCACGGCCCCGGTTCTTCCTCCGGCGGGCTTTAAATAA
- a CDS encoding response regulator — MTHIETINEADDLTLFTRFPDPTRRHGCVVAIADRETRLLVADHLEHLGYDVWAAVSGLSAYRACAEFHANMDVLVCDENLPDLPPLVLFNRLKAQLPGLQCCVLASVKHRESVDEHSWAAPVVMDVAGWRSGMLFVNVVVTTESV; from the coding sequence ATGACTCACATCGAAACAATTAACGAAGCAGACGATCTCACACTTTTCACGCGCTTCCCCGATCCGACCCGGCGCCACGGGTGCGTGGTCGCAATCGCCGACCGCGAAACGCGGTTGCTCGTCGCGGACCACCTGGAGCACCTGGGGTACGATGTATGGGCGGCCGTCTCGGGTCTGAGCGCCTACCGCGCCTGTGCCGAGTTCCACGCGAATATGGACGTGCTGGTGTGTGACGAGAACCTGCCCGACCTCCCGCCGCTCGTTCTCTTCAACCGACTGAAGGCGCAGCTCCCCGGGCTCCAGTGCTGTGTCCTGGCCTCGGTGAAGCACCGCGAATCCGTGGACGAGCACTCCTGGGCCGCGCCGGTCGTTATGGACGTCGCGGGCTGGCGCAGCGGGATGCTGTTCGTGAACGTCGTGGTGACAACCGAGTCGGTGTAG
- a CDS encoding sigma-54-dependent transcriptional regulator, with the protein MAHVLLIDDDPDLIAEQVRHAFPAPAHKVEVARTGAAGVARVREAAPDVVLLDLRLPDRPGLEIYEEIHAVDARIPVVFVTLSKNADAAIEAMKRGAFDYLFKPLNPAQLRRVVGEAADVAQRMREPAVLAETLPEEDVGGAIVGACPAMREVYKAIGRVAAQDVPVLITGESGTGKELVARAIYQHSRRSRATFLALNCAAIPENLLESELFGYEKGAFTGADRKRIGKFEQCSGGTLFLDEIGDMPLALQAKMLRVLQEQTFERVGGGETITTDVRIISATHRDLKAVSADGRFRSDLYYRLGVFTIHLPPLRERGDDLPVLIQHFLRRFNRELGRDVREVSPEVMERLRAYPWPGNLRELQSVLKQALLGSVGSVLLPAMLPELIVEPAPTAGPAPTTERSSLEEFIRGRLAEGSETLHDDAHRELDRVLLPLVMEYTRGNQLQAAKILGVARQTLRRRLRELHITPRFTDGSEDDTD; encoded by the coding sequence ATGGCCCACGTATTACTCATCGACGACGATCCCGACCTGATCGCCGAGCAGGTCCGGCATGCGTTCCCGGCGCCCGCACACAAGGTCGAGGTCGCGCGGACCGGTGCGGCTGGCGTCGCGCGCGTTCGGGAAGCCGCGCCGGACGTTGTGCTCCTCGATCTCCGGTTACCCGACCGGCCGGGTCTGGAGATCTACGAAGAGATCCACGCGGTCGACGCCCGGATTCCGGTCGTGTTCGTGACGCTCTCGAAGAACGCGGACGCGGCGATCGAAGCGATGAAGCGCGGCGCGTTCGACTACCTGTTCAAGCCGCTGAACCCGGCCCAGCTCCGGCGGGTCGTCGGGGAAGCGGCGGATGTGGCCCAGCGGATGCGGGAACCGGCGGTGCTGGCCGAAACGCTCCCGGAGGAAGATGTCGGCGGGGCGATCGTCGGGGCATGCCCGGCGATGCGGGAGGTTTACAAGGCGATCGGTCGAGTCGCGGCGCAGGACGTTCCGGTGCTCATTACCGGGGAGAGCGGAACCGGTAAAGAACTGGTCGCGCGGGCGATTTATCAGCACAGTCGCCGCAGCCGGGCAACGTTCCTCGCACTGAACTGCGCGGCGATCCCGGAAAACTTGCTGGAAAGCGAACTCTTCGGGTACGAGAAAGGGGCATTCACCGGCGCGGACCGCAAGCGCATCGGCAAGTTCGAGCAGTGCTCGGGCGGAACGCTCTTTCTCGATGAAATCGGCGACATGCCGCTCGCGCTCCAGGCGAAAATGCTCCGCGTGCTGCAAGAGCAGACGTTCGAACGAGTTGGGGGCGGCGAGACGATCACGACCGACGTCCGAATCATCTCCGCCACGCACCGCGACTTGAAAGCCGTGTCGGCGGACGGGCGGTTCCGGTCCGACCTGTATTATCGGCTCGGGGTGTTCACGATCCACCTGCCGCCGCTGCGCGAACGCGGGGACGATTTACCGGTACTCATTCAACACTTCCTCCGGCGGTTCAATCGTGAACTCGGGCGCGACGTGCGCGAGGTCAGTCCGGAAGTGATGGAGCGCTTGCGGGCGTACCCTTGGCCCGGGAATTTGCGTGAATTGCAGAGCGTCCTGAAACAAGCGCTCCTCGGGTCGGTCGGGTCCGTGTTGCTCCCGGCCATGCTTCCGGAACTGATTGTGGAGCCAGCACCTACCGCTGGCCCCGCTCCGACGACGGAACGCTCGAGCCTGGAAGAGTTCATCCGCGGGCGCCTCGCAGAGGGGAGCGAAACGCTTCATGATGATGCGCACCGCGAACTCGATCGCGTCCTGCTGCCTCTAGTGATGGAGTACACCCGGGGGAACCAGTTGCAAGCCGCGAAAATTCTCGGCGTCGCGCGCCAGACTTTACGGCGAAGGCTGCGCGAACTGCACATCACCCCGCGGTTTACCGACGGTTCCGAGGACGATACCGATTAA
- a CDS encoding SET domain-containing protein-lysine N-methyltransferase — translation MQFFRLKPSTIEGAGVGVFAAANIPKGAVLTDLFAEDDVRRLTWEEFAALDVPAEIKENFVTRYETECFLPKCLNRMSVGWYLNDSEDPNLAHDANYVYFALRDIVAGEELLIRYDDL, via the coding sequence ATGCAGTTCTTCCGCTTGAAGCCTTCCACCATTGAGGGGGCGGGTGTCGGTGTGTTCGCCGCAGCGAACATCCCGAAAGGAGCGGTGCTGACCGACTTGTTCGCGGAAGACGACGTGCGGCGACTGACCTGGGAGGAGTTTGCCGCCCTCGATGTACCAGCCGAGATCAAAGAGAACTTCGTGACTCGGTACGAAACCGAATGCTTTTTGCCCAAGTGCCTGAATCGGATGAGCGTCGGGTGGTATCTCAACGACTCAGAAGATCCGAACTTGGCGCACGACGCGAACTACGTTTACTTCGCGCTTCGCGACATCGTCGCGGGCGAAGAGCTGCTGATCCGGTACGACGATTTGTAA